TATGGATCGTCGATAACGGAGTTTATCAAATAAGGCTTGCGATCCAGGGCTATAAGTCCGATCTTGAATTTGCCGACAGGGATTCTGCTATGAGAACCATTTTTATGAGTATACATCCCGGCGCTGGCCTGCAATTCCAGCACGTTTCCTTCCTCGTTCAGTGTCCAAATACGGGCGAACGCCGCATCGAGATTATTGACTATGGCCTCTGTACAATGGTAAAGAATTTCATGCAAGGTATCACCCTCAGTAAGGGCAATCCCTACATCCCTGACAAATGCCGCCAGACGCATTCGCTCCACCAATTCCTTAGTCCGCTTTTGCTCGGTAATATCGATCCCAAAAGAGATCATTCCCGTAACCTTCCCTTGCTCCCGCACCTCACTGTTCTGCCATGAAATGTATCTTTTTCTCCCTGCCTTCGTAAAAATGGTATTTTCAAAAGTCTTGGTCAACTGACCGTCTGACTGCCATTTGGTAAATTCCTGCCACACATGGGGATGCTTACCCCTGGGCACAAGTATTTCAAACCAATTTTTACCACTCACCTCAGCTTTTTTATAACCCGTAATTTCCTCGGCGACCTTGTTAAATATCTGAATATTTCCCATCACATCCAGCCCTACAACCATTACATTGGCTGTCTCAATAAGATTTTCAGCATAATCTTTTGCCTGTCGCAGGGCATCAATCATTCTTTGACGCTCTGTGATATCTCTGGCAGTACCGATAATCCCAATTATATTTCCGTTTTCATCTCTCCATGGAAGATTTTTATATTCGCATAAAATTCCAGTATCTTTAAAAATTAGTTCATATTGCGGACTTGCTCCTTTCAATGTCATCGTGTAAACATCTGTTGCTTTTTTCAGGTTCTCTTCGTCGAAAAGAGGTGCGAATGGCTTTCCAATAAACTCTTCTGGTTTGTGACCGGTAAGTTTTTCAAAGGTGCGATTTACAAACAATATGTTTCCGCCCGCATCACAAATATACGGCAAATCACTTATTTCAGAAATGAGTATCTCATATTTCTTTAGTTCAACCTTCGCCTTTTTATGTTCGGCAATCTCCTCTTTGAGAAGTTTATTGGCATTTGAAAGCTCGACAGTCCGTTCAAGAACGCGCATTTCCAATTCACTGTTTGCTTCTCGCAACATTTCTTCCATTCGTTTGTGTTCTAACGCATTAACAAATATTTCCGCCACCATTTTTAGCATGGCGATATCTTCACTCGTCCATGCTGTCTGCCTCAGAACCGAATCAAATCCCAAAAGTCCAACAAGTGATCCACCATAAATCATGGGAACGATTACAAATGATTGAACTGATTGTAATTGTCGCAGTTCTCTTTCGGCGCTTGCACAATCGGGCAGGTCACTTACCCGAGGAACATGAATAGTTTCGAACCGCTTCAGCTTCTCCATCCCCCATGGAAAATGATTAACAGGAATTCCCGTAAGATTTTCTATCTGTGGCAGAATGCCCTCCGCGCACCACTCGTGCGTATTGTCCATCCTCTCTTCACTGTCTGAGTACAGAAAGACATAACTGCGGTCAACACCAGCGAATTCCCCGATCATTTTCAACGCACGGTTTATACCATCATCAACCTCGTTTGGTGCCAAGTTGATAAAGTTTGTTGATATGGTTGCAACGAGCTCTTCCATCTTTGCCCGATACCTCAACAACTCCTCCGCCCTCTTGCGTTCAGCAATTTCTTGCTTTAGTTCATCATAAGACGTCTTAAGTGAACTGGTCATCCGGTTAAAATTCATGGATAATTGTCCAATCTCATCTTTAGAATAGACCTCTATAGTACGTGTGAGATCACCTCTGGCAATATCAAGCGTAATATTTGCCATTTGTTGTAATGGTAAAACAATGTATTTGGTGAGAAAAACGGTAATACATATCCCGCCTAAAATTATGATCAAACCCATTGGGATAACACTTCGCCAAATAAT
The genomic region above belongs to Candidatus Brocadia sp. and contains:
- a CDS encoding PAS domain S-box protein, whose product is MIGIRTKLILFMSSLVIIIGMLSCLFFLIHAKRQQEVALKSFGTSLVMLLAQDIEVKYALSYSQPAFLDTPVKRIKALDREEEIAYLRISGIKSVLYEEKAPWLDIEMKEIPTGKGSQNLDILLTDCLLACSREAFYDFSVPVLEQTFSEEVFAAQVFEAIPVNTRQHTLGFLQIGLSPHKLNKRIHQIIWRSVIPMGLIIILGGICITVFLTKYIVLPLQQMANITLDIARGDLTRTIEVYSKDEIGQLSMNFNRMTSSLKTSYDELKQEIAERKRAEELLRYRAKMEELVATISTNFINLAPNEVDDGINRALKMIGEFAGVDRSYVFLYSDSEERMDNTHEWCAEGILPQIENLTGIPVNHFPWGMEKLKRFETIHVPRVSDLPDCASAERELRQLQSVQSFVIVPMIYGGSLVGLLGFDSVLRQTAWTSEDIAMLKMVAEIFVNALEHKRMEEMLREANSELEMRVLERTVELSNANKLLKEEIAEHKKAKVELKKYEILISEISDLPYICDAGGNILFVNRTFEKLTGHKPEEFIGKPFAPLFDEENLKKATDVYTMTLKGASPQYELIFKDTGILCEYKNLPWRDENGNIIGIIGTARDITERQRMIDALRQAKDYAENLIETANVMVVGLDVMGNIQIFNKVAEEITGYKKAEVSGKNWFEILVPRGKHPHVWQEFTKWQSDGQLTKTFENTIFTKAGRKRYISWQNSEVREQGKVTGMISFGIDITEQKRTKELVERMRLAAFVRDVGIALTEGDTLHEILYHCTEAIVNNLDAAFARIWTLNEEGNVLELQASAGMYTHKNGSHSRIPVGKFKIGLIALDRKPYLINSVIDDPYIHDKDWVKREGMVAFAGFPLVVQDRLVGVVAMFARKSLNEFIFRALASAADIIALGIARKQAEQTLRMSERKYRMLLENLPQRIFYKDKNSIYVSCNENYARDLNIQPDEITGKTDYDFFHKNLAEKYIADDRRIMRLGQTEDIEEKYTKDGRELTIHMVKTPIRDERGEIIGILGIFWDITEKVALQMEAIRLRHLVSLGELAAGVAHEINNPITGIINCAQILVNKSHKGSRENDVAHRIVKEGHRIANIVKSLLHFARPSDRKEQRSAVHVREILSDTLVLVDAQLRKDSIQLIVDIPKELPRIIVHPQQIQQVFLNIISNARYALNCKYPGKHDRKILEIQGEEVTLNNSPAVKVTFYDQGTGIPTNILDKVMNPFFTTKPRGKGTGLGLSISHGVISKYGGKLLIDSAEGEFTKAVVILPTIPDFDRI